One Leptolyngbya sp. SIO1E4 genomic region harbors:
- a CDS encoding magnesium chelatase subunit H — protein MFTHVKPTVRHIAPDDLNGRSLVKVVYVVLEPQYQSSLSAAVRAINASNPEVAIEVSGYLIEELRSHENYEAFKQDIAAANIFIASLIFIEDLADKLVEAVKPHRDRLDAAVVFPSMPQVMRLNKLGSFSMAQLGQSKSVIGEFMKKRRQKKGSGFEDAMLKLLRTLPNVLKYLPVEKAQDARSFMLSFQYWLGGSPENLENFLLMLSDRYVFKKAETGEETPATASLEYADPVTFADVGIWHPMATQMFEDIKEYLNWYDSRKDLSDDLKDPLAPCIGLVLQRTHLVTGDEAHYVAMVQELEYLGARVVPVFSGGLDFSKPVDAFFFDPLDKERPIVDAVVSLTGFALVGGPARQDHPKAIETLKRLNRPYMVALPLVFQTTEEWEESDLGLHPIQVALQMAIPELDGAIEPIVLSGRDGMTGRAISLQDRIGSIAQRAIKWGNLRRKPKLDKKLAITVFSFPPDKGNVGTAAYLDVFGSIYKVMEAMQQNGYDVQDLPESPEALMLEVIHDAQAQYNSPELNIAYRMSVPEYEELTPYSVRLEENWGPPPGHLNTDGQNLLVYGKAFGNVFIGVQPTFGYEGDPMRLLFSRSASPHHGFAAYYTYLEKIWGADTVLHFGTHGSLEFMPGKQMGMSGTCYPDNLIGTTPNLYYYAANNPSEATIAKRRGYAETISYLTPPAENAGLYKGLKELSELIGSYQSQKDSGRAIQIVNAIIETARQCNLDRDVDLPEVDASELSADERSNLVGKIYIKLMEIESRLLPCGLHVIGKPPSAEEAIATLVNIAGLDREEEGIKSLQRIIAESLNRDIDEIYANSDKGVLDDVQLLYDINQGVREAVSALVQEQIDAEGRVSMVSRLNFLNIGRKEPWIKALHDAGYSAVDPEAIKPLMEYLEFCLEQVCADNELGALLKGLEGEYVLPGPGGDPIRNPDVLPTGKNLHALDPQSIPTLAAVQSAKIVVDRLLERQRQENGGRYPETIATVLWGTDNIKTYGESLAQMLWFVGVKPVPDALGRVNKLELLSLEELGRPRVDIVVNCSGVFRDLFINQMALLDRAVKMAAEADEPLEMNFVRKHALEQAEQMGVDLRTAATRIFSNASGSYASNVNLAVENSSWEDESELQEMYLKRKSFAFNSDNPGVMDDSRELFEASLKKAEVTFQNLDSSEISLTDVSHYFDSDPTKVVASLREDGKQPTAYVADTTTANAQVRSLSETVRLDARTKMLNPKWYEGMLSHGYEGVRELSKRLVNTMGWSATAGAVDNWVYEDTNATFIQDPEMCKRLMDLNPNSFRRMVSTLLEVNGRGYWETSDENLERLQELYQEVEDRIEGVE, from the coding sequence ATGTTCACCCACGTTAAGCCCACTGTGCGCCACATCGCGCCCGATGACCTGAACGGGCGATCGCTGGTCAAAGTGGTCTATGTGGTGCTGGAGCCCCAATATCAAAGCTCCCTCTCAGCGGCAGTTCGCGCCATCAACGCCAGCAATCCAGAAGTGGCGATTGAGGTGAGCGGTTATCTTATTGAAGAGCTGCGCAGCCATGAAAACTACGAAGCATTTAAGCAAGACATCGCTGCGGCCAATATTTTCATTGCATCCCTAATCTTTATTGAAGACTTGGCCGACAAACTGGTAGAGGCGGTGAAGCCCCATCGCGATCGCCTGGATGCGGCGGTGGTTTTCCCCTCGATGCCCCAGGTAATGCGCCTGAATAAACTGGGCAGCTTCTCGATGGCGCAGCTGGGCCAGTCTAAGAGCGTCATTGGCGAATTCATGAAGAAGCGTCGCCAGAAGAAGGGCAGCGGCTTTGAAGATGCCATGTTAAAGCTGCTGCGCACGCTCCCTAACGTGCTCAAGTATTTGCCCGTTGAAAAGGCTCAAGATGCTCGCAGCTTCATGCTCAGCTTTCAATACTGGCTGGGGGGCTCTCCTGAGAATCTGGAAAACTTCCTGCTGATGTTGAGCGATCGCTATGTGTTCAAGAAGGCAGAGACCGGAGAAGAGACCCCCGCAACGGCGTCTTTAGAATACGCTGACCCGGTTACCTTTGCCGATGTGGGCATCTGGCACCCCATGGCCACCCAGATGTTTGAAGACATCAAGGAGTATCTGAACTGGTACGACTCCCGCAAGGACCTCTCAGATGATCTCAAAGATCCCCTGGCCCCCTGCATTGGCCTGGTGCTACAGCGGACTCATCTGGTCACCGGAGACGAAGCCCACTATGTGGCCATGGTGCAAGAGCTGGAATATCTCGGGGCGCGGGTGGTGCCTGTATTCTCCGGCGGTTTGGACTTTTCTAAGCCGGTGGATGCGTTCTTCTTTGACCCGCTCGATAAGGAGCGGCCCATTGTCGATGCGGTGGTGTCGCTCACGGGCTTTGCCCTGGTGGGTGGCCCAGCTCGGCAAGATCATCCCAAAGCGATTGAAACCCTGAAGCGCTTGAACCGTCCCTACATGGTGGCGCTGCCCCTGGTGTTTCAAACAACCGAAGAGTGGGAAGAGAGCGATCTGGGGCTGCATCCAATTCAGGTGGCGCTGCAGATGGCAATTCCTGAGCTGGATGGGGCGATCGAGCCGATTGTGCTCTCAGGGCGCGACGGCATGACCGGACGGGCCATTTCCCTGCAAGATCGCATTGGCTCCATCGCGCAGCGGGCCATCAAGTGGGGCAACCTGCGCCGCAAACCCAAGTTAGACAAAAAGCTGGCCATTACCGTGTTCAGTTTCCCCCCTGATAAGGGCAACGTGGGCACGGCGGCCTATCTAGATGTATTTGGCTCCATCTATAAGGTGATGGAGGCGATGCAGCAAAACGGCTACGACGTGCAGGATCTGCCCGAATCACCGGAAGCCTTGATGCTAGAGGTGATTCACGATGCCCAGGCTCAGTACAACAGCCCAGAGCTGAATATCGCCTACCGCATGTCTGTACCCGAGTATGAGGAACTCACCCCTTACTCCGTGCGCCTGGAAGAAAACTGGGGTCCCCCGCCTGGACATCTGAACACCGACGGTCAGAACCTGCTGGTGTACGGCAAGGCGTTTGGCAACGTGTTTATCGGCGTACAGCCCACCTTTGGTTACGAAGGTGACCCGATGCGGCTGCTGTTTTCGCGATCGGCCAGCCCCCACCACGGCTTCGCCGCCTACTACACCTATCTAGAGAAAATTTGGGGCGCAGACACGGTGCTGCATTTTGGCACCCACGGCTCCCTGGAGTTTATGCCAGGTAAGCAGATGGGCATGTCAGGGACCTGCTACCCCGACAACCTAATCGGCACGACCCCCAACCTCTACTACTACGCTGCCAACAATCCCTCTGAGGCCACGATCGCGAAACGCCGCGGCTACGCTGAAACCATCAGCTACCTCACCCCCCCCGCCGAAAATGCCGGGCTGTATAAGGGGCTCAAGGAACTCAGCGAACTGATTGGCTCTTACCAATCTCAGAAGGACAGCGGTCGGGCCATTCAAATCGTCAACGCCATCATTGAGACCGCCCGCCAGTGCAACCTCGATCGCGACGTAGACTTGCCAGAGGTGGATGCTAGTGAGCTGTCTGCAGATGAGCGCAGCAACCTGGTGGGTAAGATTTACATCAAGCTGATGGAAATTGAGTCGCGCCTGCTGCCCTGTGGCCTGCACGTGATTGGCAAGCCGCCGAGCGCTGAGGAGGCGATCGCCACCCTGGTTAACATCGCCGGGCTCGATCGAGAGGAAGAGGGCATCAAGAGCCTGCAGCGCATTATCGCTGAGAGCCTGAACCGCGACATTGACGAGATCTACGCCAATAGCGATAAAGGCGTCCTCGATGATGTGCAGCTGCTGTACGACATCAATCAGGGCGTCCGTGAGGCAGTGTCGGCTCTGGTGCAAGAGCAGATTGATGCCGAAGGCCGCGTCTCTATGGTTTCTCGCCTGAACTTCTTGAATATCGGGCGCAAGGAACCCTGGATCAAGGCCCTGCATGATGCGGGCTACAGTGCCGTTGATCCTGAAGCCATCAAGCCCTTGATGGAGTATCTGGAATTCTGCCTGGAGCAGGTGTGTGCCGATAACGAATTGGGAGCTTTGCTGAAGGGCCTAGAAGGGGAATATGTGCTCCCTGGCCCCGGTGGCGACCCGATTCGCAACCCCGACGTGCTGCCCACCGGCAAAAACCTCCACGCGCTGGATCCCCAGTCCATCCCGACTCTGGCGGCAGTCCAGTCTGCCAAAATCGTGGTCGATCGCCTGCTAGAGCGACAGCGGCAAGAGAATGGTGGGCGCTATCCCGAAACCATTGCCACGGTGCTCTGGGGCACCGACAACATCAAGACCTACGGTGAATCGCTGGCTCAGATGCTCTGGTTTGTCGGCGTTAAGCCCGTGCCTGATGCCCTGGGCCGGGTCAACAAGCTAGAGCTCCTCTCCCTGGAGGAGCTGGGTCGCCCTCGGGTTGATATTGTGGTCAACTGTTCCGGTGTCTTCCGTGACTTGTTCATTAACCAAATGGCCCTGCTGGATCGGGCGGTGAAAATGGCCGCTGAAGCCGACGAGCCTCTGGAGATGAACTTTGTCCGCAAGCATGCGTTAGAGCAGGCAGAACAGATGGGAGTAGACCTGCGTACTGCCGCCACGCGCATTTTCTCGAATGCCTCTGGTTCCTATGCCTCCAACGTGAACCTGGCGGTGGAAAACAGCAGTTGGGAAGATGAGTCAGAACTCCAGGAGATGTATTTGAAGCGCAAGTCTTTTGCCTTCAACTCTGACAACCCTGGCGTGATGGATGATTCTCGCGAACTGTTCGAGGCGTCTTTGAAGAAAGCAGAGGTGACCTTCCAAAACCTGGACTCTTCGGAGATTTCCCTCACGGACGTTTCCCACTACTTTGATTCTGATCCAACCAAGGTGGTGGCCAGCCTGCGGGAAGATGGCAAACAGCCCACTGCCTATGTGGCTGATACCACCACGGCCAATGCCCAGGTGCGATCGCTCTCTGAAACGGTACGGTTGGATGCCCGCACCAAGATGCTGAACCCCAAGTGGTACGAGGGCATGCTCTCCCACGGTTATGAAGGGGTGCGGGAACTCTCGAAGCGCCTGGTGAATACCATGGGCTGGTCAGCCACCGCTGGCGCGGTGGACAACTGGGTCTATGAAGACACCAACGCCACGTTCATCCAGGATCCTGAGATGTGCAAGCGCCTGATGGATCTGAACCCCAACTCTTTCCGGCGGATGGTTTCGACCCTGCTGGAGGTGAATGGGCGCGGCTATTGGGAAACCAGTGATGAAAACCTGGAGCGGCTGCAGGAGCTGTACCAGGAGGTAGAAGACCGCATTGAAGGTGTTGAGTAG
- a CDS encoding NACHT domain-containing NTPase, translating to MAVRSLTATPDGIEQINRALTEKEWSREDLANHCDCSRQPAVKFCSGKAVSKKLFVSFCKALGLDWEAIAGSKPLSASIKPTRTKTDIEAIVQGVRNKVKADIRHRCGTMRVLDMEQPIGIGDIYTSVNILEKLSGRRRLAIDELLQDCNLENFDRFTLGQVRHERVPGLEAVERYDKLIILGKPGAGKTTFMKRLATLCNQGEFQAHRVPVFITLKEFAEAKGQPGVQAFIVKQWQACQVKAVDLLADVLEQGRALVLLDGLDEVQADDHNRILQEIKDFTQQFRSCQFVMTCRIAAREYTFQQFTEVEVADFNPEQIAEFATKWFAAKQDPEKGQNFIQRLKANKPIQELATNPLLLTLLCLVFGEGNDFPANRSELYKEGLDVLLKKWDAKRNIERDQVYKKLSLKRKEDLLSQLAFQTFEKGDYFFKQKVVEQHIINYIRNLPGASDDEDALQLDSEAVLKSIEAQHGLLVERARGIYSFSHLTFQEYFTARQITRPTAQISLTLGNLATHITEPRYREIFLLAVGMLPEADDLLVLMKQQIDLLMADEPHLQALLTWVNEKSQSVAAPYKPVAVRVFYLARALSLARALARALSLALARALDLDLDRDLDLDRDLALDLDLDLALSHALDLALSLARDLALSHALDLALSLALSLSLAIQKTDRCDPDLKLKLETLQAQMPRRDDREAFRTWWQEKGEAWAAALRSAMIEHRNIGHDWQFNNVQIEKLLQYYDANQLLVDCLNSDCYVTKATRQHIEETLLLPVEEGEKGS from the coding sequence ATGGCAGTGCGATCGCTAACGGCAACCCCCGATGGCATTGAACAAATCAATCGAGCCCTCACCGAAAAGGAATGGAGCCGTGAGGATTTGGCGAATCATTGCGACTGTAGCCGTCAGCCAGCGGTGAAATTTTGCTCGGGCAAAGCTGTGAGCAAAAAGCTATTTGTCAGCTTTTGCAAAGCCCTGGGGCTGGACTGGGAAGCCATTGCTGGCTCAAAACCGCTGAGCGCTAGCATCAAACCCACGCGAACTAAAACCGATATTGAGGCGATCGTTCAAGGTGTTCGCAACAAGGTCAAAGCCGACATTCGCCATCGCTGCGGCACCATGCGCGTGCTGGATATGGAGCAGCCCATTGGCATCGGCGACATTTACACCAGCGTCAACATTTTGGAAAAGCTCTCAGGGCGACGACGGCTCGCCATAGATGAGCTGCTGCAGGACTGCAACCTGGAAAACTTTGACCGCTTCACGCTGGGGCAGGTGCGCCATGAGCGAGTGCCGGGGTTAGAAGCAGTTGAGCGCTACGACAAGCTGATAATTTTGGGCAAGCCGGGGGCGGGCAAGACCACATTTATGAAGCGACTGGCCACGCTGTGCAACCAGGGTGAGTTTCAGGCCCATCGGGTACCGGTGTTTATAACGCTGAAGGAATTTGCCGAAGCCAAGGGTCAGCCTGGAGTACAGGCTTTTATTGTGAAACAGTGGCAGGCTTGCCAGGTAAAAGCGGTTGACTTGCTAGCTGACGTTTTAGAGCAGGGGCGGGCGCTGGTGCTGCTGGATGGCCTGGATGAAGTGCAGGCAGACGACCATAACCGCATTCTGCAAGAAATCAAAGATTTTACCCAGCAATTTCGCAGCTGTCAGTTTGTTATGACCTGCCGCATTGCAGCGCGGGAATATACCTTTCAGCAATTTACCGAAGTGGAGGTGGCTGACTTTAACCCAGAGCAGATTGCCGAATTTGCCACGAAGTGGTTCGCAGCCAAACAAGATCCAGAAAAGGGCCAGAACTTTATCCAGCGGCTAAAGGCTAATAAGCCCATACAAGAACTCGCGACCAATCCATTGCTGCTGACACTGCTGTGCCTGGTATTTGGGGAGGGTAATGACTTCCCTGCCAATCGATCCGAACTGTACAAAGAAGGGCTGGATGTGCTGCTGAAAAAATGGGACGCCAAGCGCAACATTGAACGCGATCAGGTCTATAAGAAGCTGTCCCTGAAGCGTAAAGAAGACCTGCTGAGCCAGCTCGCCTTTCAGACCTTTGAAAAAGGAGACTACTTCTTTAAGCAAAAAGTTGTCGAGCAGCACATCATTAACTACATCCGCAATTTGCCCGGCGCCAGCGACGATGAAGACGCGCTACAGCTTGACAGTGAAGCCGTGCTCAAATCTATCGAAGCGCAGCACGGCTTACTGGTAGAGCGAGCCAGGGGCATTTATTCCTTTTCTCACCTGACCTTTCAGGAATATTTCACCGCCAGGCAGATTACCCGCCCAACGGCCCAGATCTCGCTGACCCTGGGGAATTTAGCCACCCACATCACTGAGCCGCGCTATCGCGAAATCTTTTTGCTGGCGGTGGGGATGCTGCCTGAAGCGGATGATTTGCTGGTGCTGATGAAGCAACAGATTGACCTGCTGATGGCAGATGAACCTCACCTGCAAGCGTTGCTGACTTGGGTGAATGAGAAATCTCAGTCAGTCGCAGCTCCCTATAAACCCGTGGCGGTTCGCGTCTTTTACCTCGCCCGCGCCCTCTCCCTCGCCCGCGCCCTCGCCCGCGCCCTCTCCCTCGCCCTCGCCCGCGCCCTCGACCTCGACCTCGACCGCGACCTCGACCTCGACCGCGACCTCGCCCTCGACCTCGACCTCGACCTCGCCCTCTCCCACGCCCTCGACCTCGCCCTCTCCCTCGCCCGCGACCTCGCCCTCTCCCACGCCCTCGACCTCGCCCTCTCCCTCGCCCTCTCCCTCTCCCTCGCCATTCAGAAAACAGACCGGTGTGATCCCGACTTAAAGCTTAAACTTGAGACGCTGCAAGCTCAGATGCCCAGGCGCGATGATCGAGAGGCGTTTCGAACCTGGTGGCAAGAGAAGGGAGAGGCTTGGGCAGCAGCGTTACGCTCCGCGATGATAGAGCATCGCAATATCGGTCACGACTGGCAGTTTAACAACGTCCAAATCGAAAAGCTGCTGCAGTATTACGACGCCAACCAACTGCTGGTCGATTGCCTCAACAGCGATTGCTATGTCACCAAAGCCACGCGGCAGCATATTGAGGAGACGCTGCTGTTGCCGGTGGAAGAGGGAGAGAAGGGGAGCTAG